ATGGGTATACCCTTCCTCACTCTCTTAGGAaggatttcttccatttctttatcgTCTTTCTGCTTTAGGTCACTAGATGACCATACACCATTGTTGCACTACTGGTCATCTGGATATTGATGGTAAGGTTTCAAGTTGCTCACATGAGCTACTAGATGATTTTTTATCCATGCAGGCAACGATACCCCATAGGATgcatttccaattttcttcagAACTTCAACAGGCCCTTCGTATTTTCTAGTGAGATGCTGATGTTGATGTcctctaaatcaaattttctttgctTTAAACTCTATGAAGAGTTGGTCTTCAGCTCAAAACTTGAGAGGATGATGCTTCTTATCATACGCTTCGAGACTTTCTCTTAGTATGCTCGAGTGATGTTCGTAGTCTTCTCCCACTTTTTCGTAAAGTTATGAGCTTGAGGATTTTTTCCTGCATAAGGATGATCAACAATATGAGGCAGTATAGGTTGTCTTCCACTCAAGATTTCGAAAGGACTCGTTCTTGTGGATAGACTAGTTTgtgcattaaaacaaaattgagccACATCCATCAACTAGGCCCAATTCTTTTgtccaaaatcaacaaaatgtcGTAGATATTCCTTAAGCATACAATTGAATCCTTCAGTTTGGCCATTCGTCTGAGGATGGCAGCTTAAGGATATATTTAGGCGTGTCCCCAAGAAGGCGAATAGTTCGGTCCGGAGAGTACCAATGAATCTACCATCCCTGTCACTCACAATGCTTGATGGAACTCCCCATCACTTCAAGACATTCTTAAAGAACAAGTGTGCTATCAGCTCGACAGAACATAGTTTTGTAATGGGGATGAAGGTGGCGTACTTCGAGAACCAATTGATTATAACCTTTGGGATGtgtaataaaatccatggatttcGCACATTCAGGGAATTTCAATGTGTTCGACTGACTTTCCAAAGTTACTTTCTCTACTAAAGCCTGAAGCCCCGTATGCTGCAAGAATCAGTGTTGCCAATCGAGGTTGCAACGTTTCAAATTCAACTGATCAGcataccattcaaaatttgaattttcaacatgacgagtttgtaactttagtgccccttggagaagaaaatgaaattcagggTATATGTAATTCAGGTTTTGTTCCACAAGAtagtacaatttaaattattctccatATGTTGCTTAATTATCTCATAACGGTTTATTTAAACCAGGATGCAGTGCATGATAGCAACGGTCCGGTTTCTTTTGCAGAAATAGAGAACAACACGACAGCTAGTATTGTAGAATTATCCAATACTCTTGGTAATTTGGATGAGACACATTGTTCTTGCTCTAAACATAGCGCAAAGAGAGTTTGGGAAGCATCACTTTCTTCCTTGAAgtcaaagaaagtaaaaggagTCAATCTGGACCATTTTCATTCTCACTCTAACAAAAATCTTGATCCTGAAAGTGATGTATACGATACCTGCTCTCAAGGATGCTCTTTAGCCAATTCAAAGCATGAGATTTTATCAAgtatttatcctaaaaatccaacCAATCAGTGTACACAAAATTTCTGTCAAGAATTTGGAAGTGTAAATGTGGCATCAGAGGACCTCAATTCTGAAGAGAACACATTAGgaaaaccatttaaaattatgctgATGAACATTGCAGACGAAACTAAGAAAACTCAGCTCATGAAGGTACGGTACCAATTTATAgtcttctaaaatattcatcattcatgtttcttttatgagattttctaTTGATAGTATTGAAGTTTTATATCCTTGGCTTAGTATTCTTTAAAGGGGTGTTTGGCACAAGGAGTGGTCCAAGAAGTTGTGAAATCTAGAAAGTTTTGAACTCTTAGGGCCTAGGACATACGAAGTCAATAAggcataaaattgaaattttcttgtcGGGAGTCCACAAACACTTTTGGCCAAACAAAGAGCGGAAAACTCCACACTTCCCTAATCCTACTCTTCCAGCTCCTTGGCTCATACAGCCTCTACGATCTCTACATACTGATAGGCCCATGGTAGTGAAGGTGTACACCCGTAGGcacaagaaaggattcaggaGAGGAGGATGGGAAGCTGTTTTGTTGGTCTGAATGCTGCTAGTTAAGGGGGCCATGAGTCTTTTATGCTTTCATATAAATACTATTATGATTGTTTGGGGAGGGTATGTTTTGGCATAGCTTGTATCAGGTTTCTTAGAATAATTGGGAGAGCTAGAGAAGCTTCTGATTCCTTCCCtccattattgataaataaaattgaggttaaGGCTTATCATATACATACCCAGTCATTGAACTTCTCCATATTCCTTAAGAGGCATATCTTGCTTGGCTTATTTGGCTGGCTCTACTCATGTAGGATTTCGAAAGGCGAATCTGACATCCtgccaaaaatgattaatcagtttctttaacatgaagtttagggattcaatctttatattatttttaagagttaTTCAATATCCCTACCTAGAATAGACAAATGAAGCTTGAAACTACCtataatattaatgttgttgtttaattatgacattttgttatcgGTCTTTCTAACTTACGAATATCCATCTTCTGATATGTGTTcacatgcatattttatggatgtagattttatagtatttctttatttattttatatggcaTTAGctgtatacttttttttataaatattaatataaatattaaaccaccgattcaccaaaaattttaagctgatggttgaaagaaaattcaattatagccTTAAGCTTAAGCTACTTTGGTGGACTAGAAAGTATAATCTTAGAAACACTCAATCTGATCAAGTTCTCTGAAGCAAGAATTAAAGTTCGGAAAAATCTTTGCGGATTCTTACCAGCAACTATAGAATTAAAGAGTGAGAACTGAGGAaatttttcccttaattttggggattttgaaCCCTTAGAAGCTCCTGTAATAATCCAATATGATctatttcaaagtgatttttccaATCCTATTGATTTATGTAGAATAAATTCAGTGATTTTAGATGAAGGGCTCCAAAGTGATGGTCTCCCAGATACcttaattttctcaaacagaaTGGCTTATCCATCTCAAGAAATCCTTTCGAAGCACTTAGGAAGTTgggtgatgaagaagaaaaccttgtTCGACCGGAAAGAGTTTCAGCCCTTGAATCCTCgccgaaaaaaataattttcagaaggcaaaattcaaatttgggtaTAGCTGGCATCTCCATGTACTTAGAAGGGGAAAAGACTTCaacagaaaagagagaaaaacagacctcgaaagaagaaaaggcagcCAGTCGgcattttattatctaaaaaacAGCTCACCTAGCCCTCCCCAAccaaattttttcaaacttaatgtaTTTGCAGACATTTTTAAAGCTGACACACAGATGGTAGGCCCCAAGAATTCTATTAAACAGAATTCCAATGGCTTTTGGTATTCTGAcgaattggaggaagaatcAGAGTCCTCTCCTCCATCAAGGAACTTCACTTGCGGGCCATCTCCTGTTTTCAgttctcaaccaaaattaccaGCCTCTCCCAAGACTAAAATATCCTCTGCAATGAAAGCTATTCCATTTCATGCcataaatttttctaagcaCCTCAAGACCTATACCAAAGGGAGAACTTTTCGCAACATTTGGATGAGCTTAACTAATTCTGATTTATTAGAGGAAAGTTGTGTGaagatacaaattcaaaattcagtTGGCAAAAGGTCAGTACTGCCTTCCTccttaagtaataaattttctcaatcctcctccaaactttctggttcattctttaattttgtgcaagatacttcttatctaaaaaaagttgagaaccTAGAAGATGAATTCAAGGAAGTTGAATCAGTCACCAGTGTAAGTAGTGCAGAATTTGAACCagttgaggaagaaataattcaatcagaGACAGAGAAACAAGAGGACAGTGACTCTCTCGGtccatattttattaaattgttttcctccccataaaaagaaattttgtgcagGTCAGCAAGTATCCTTCCCCCTCAAGAGTTGGTTCCTTTCTTGGcagcatgtgaaattgaattgatataaggGCAGAGGTAGCAAAGATGGAGATTATATCATGGAACACTAGAGGATTCATGGGCCATTCGAAACAATTGgctattaaaaatcttttgaagaaagctaATCCAGATAGAGCATTGATTCCGGagaccaaaagagaagagattgccagttgtattataaaggcactatggataaatataagttgtcgattattgaagttcggtcaagagaaggaaggtCATTACAGTGTGGCTTATAAGttgtttcaacattaatttataagttgtttggaaaggttctcgcagaaagattaaagaaagtcaGGCCAGGTATTACTTTGTAAGACCTCCTATTATCTATACCTATaaaaggaagggtagaaagggaaattccttAGCAACCAATTATGAGAGAATAATGGGAGAGGATCGTGTAGGTGGGGCCCGCCaggaggaagagagagagagatataaatatgtaatgttgGGGTAGGGGAGGCTAggtctttttttgttatttcaaggAGAGTAAAGGTTGCTGTAGCCTGAGGGTATCCAGCCCCGTATAAAGGAGTTGGGTAAGTTTTCTAtgttgttcttcctttatttttcatatctactactgttgaatgtgttttggcttttacataaataaagaattacagagtgctgcctctgtttagccatttcgttaggatattttgtgttttattgttagaatctaACATACTTCTCCATTACAATGTGGCTTTCTGGAAGAGTGCCAAATCTTGGATCCTAttttaatagcaaaagaaactgTGAGGTCTATAGTatccgaaaaaagaaaagatggatcattaaattagaccttgaaaaggcctttaacagagtggattggaattttagaaaatgtaatgcaaaAGAAGATCTTCGACGTAggatattgtgttatattggCCAGCCTTTACAGCATCCCACTTTGAAGTCTTTGATGATCAGGACTTTCGGATCAGCCCTCTGCTTCAAACAGTTTTTGCTCAaccaatcaaggcttattcttctttgttctcagcATGCTGcctttgattatgattttgctttggaaagattctttttatcattttgtttgtctctgtttttgtggctttttgttttgatcttgtgttgtcgctttttggatgttttgagggcactaagggggtgtcaacctagtttgaGATGCCCGGATGCGCTTGTTGATCTTCCCTCTCCctttttgctctttgtataatcctcatgtatattgagctttgtctctttctttatattaataatagtgagactcgtatccttttttaaaaaaaaagaaagaaaattcaattatatatcaccaacactctcctcacttgtgggcttgaaatatttgaaaggcccacaactggaaatggattttaattggggaggaaacgacaatgcgaggcttgaacacaagaccttcttggaccacctgctcggataccatattgaaagggagacaaacaaacacaaaactttacgtggaaacctgtgtaccaggagaaaaaccactatattttttttcttattattttctgatgaaaaatacaataggtacaagggagaataaatagaatatacagaggaataaaaaaggaaaatatttaggaattaagaaaaatattcccataaacttttcataaatattctaagattctaacaattaaaagttctatttattccaaattgtGACTACTCTAATGTGCAGTTGTTTTCTAATTCAGATGATTGAGGAGCTTGGTGGTTCTCTCACTACTGATGGGAGTACAAGCACTCATGTCATTACAGGAAAAGTGCgaaaaactctaaatttttgtattgctcTCTTTTTAGGGTTAGTCTTGCAGCCTTAGACGAACACTCTTCTATGTGTCCTTTTGGCCTTTGAATACCGATAATTATCTCATTTGCACAAAAGTTAGCGATTCCATGCACACAAGGCCTTTGCCGTTATTCTTCCATTGCCTCGTAGTTGTGCTTAGGCTAGAAATTGTTGTGAACCTTCTAGATCTAAAAGGGTatagtttcttattctactgcctgtttacttttagttaaacatcaaaatcaattcttatgtttgagttggattgtatcatgctcttccttttcagttgTTTCTATCGTGATGGTGGGTAGTGGTTGTTAAGACAACCATTAGGCTAATTTGGGTAGGGTTTAGGAAATACTTTTCTCATTTTACGTGTAAAATGGCTCAAGCTCACTAAtaaaagatatttgttggctagctagtgtttttatcctcgatttccttcttcccctaatacattatgttatggaatttgttagatacctagattagtatagggttggggtataagggtaattagatatttagaaagttactagtagttattgtgtaagtgtggttactagtagttattatgtaagtgtggtaactagggtggttacatgttattataaatggagggagggtaagttgggagaattctggggagtgatataagcttgggtgagagtactcaagagggagggttccaagtgctttatacttggttttatcttgtattttcttatagttacattataataaattcagatcttgttcttgttaggaagtatatgtctccaatattatttaaatacagtagaagaattaaaaagggtaatattgACCCACACGAGAATATAGGAGAGATTATAGGAGGAGAGAATATCGGAGGAGATCTTTCCCATTAGTTTGttagtaaagcaaaataaaagggaggaaagaggagggagaaagggaacaaaatattccaaagaagTAGAGGCTGCCGTCTTTCGTGCTCGGGAGAAGTAGAGGGtccaagtcaagttctttttattcgACAATCTCCGGAAGAATGGAAGGATCGTCGAGCAAAGGACCAATGATTGAGAGTATCATCGAAGGTGGAGGtaagacattgaaggaaatcaaggt
This sequence is a window from Cucumis sativus cultivar 9930 unplaced genomic scaffold, Cucumber_9930_V3 scaffold40, whole genome shotgun sequence. Protein-coding genes within it:
- the LOC116405870 gene encoding uncharacterized protein LOC116405870: MLLNYLITVYLNQDAVHDSNGPVSFAEIENNTTASIVELSNTLGNLDETHCSCSKHSAKRVWEASLSSLKSKKVKGVNLDHFHSHSNKNLDPESDVYDTCSQGCSLANSKHEILSSIYPKNPTNQCTQNFCQEFGSVNVASEDLNSEENTLGKPFKIMLMNIADETKKTQLMKSLDCLLQLVKGKLPGRQIC